The Lolium perenne isolate Kyuss_39 chromosome 6, Kyuss_2.0, whole genome shotgun sequence genome segment TGAAtacttggatgcatatccaaggtttagctcaaggtttgttgcttctctaataattattgtaGAACTCTCATTTTTCTTGGTTTGATGTATACTAATATGGAATAGaaaaggatatatatatttctagagttgatctccttgtcttgtttccaagattgaaatataatgaataccatgaggttcatggtaggttcAAGGATTagcttaagacatggaaaagataagtcaggaatggtttctccattttattgttacttgatttgcaattgaattggtgttcatctgttaggacaaggattaccataatataattctgttataagatcaagcaattgatcaatgAGTCAAGTGTTGTTGGGTTGATTATTagctccatttgatctaaccccttagatcaaatcatctcttcccaaaacaaggttttagcaaagtcacattgcggtttatagcgcttgacttgatgagctacttcaattccaccaaggtcaagtgaaacttcgattctttgtgatgttttactttaaagcgcgaaaattccccagattttctatgcatgaatgcaatgcacacatctgtttcctctatttttgtaaccccattacctgggatattacaatcttgaaccaccctgctgcttccttagggatcagcctgctgcctgggagaccatacaaagcttggccatagctagtgcacctgatctcctttccattagcatctgggaaggtgcaggtggccaaaggtgggaagtctgggatctggttctgaaagtacaactgagcccataactgaataaaccaccaggggcctccggtTTTAACtatcttttgagagaacagtttgacagacatcagttgaagagatcgatagacctccccaagaaacagtttgccaaggccaagttgagtgcctttggcaagttcataggccaaggaaaggtaattcttggttggggcgagtgatgggccacagaatatgaagtgctccaaccagaagttcaggaaggctgtgtgttctctctctgtcacagggcctttggttttcatataacgattgaggtaggcaccccagctggtacactcttttttagaggaaagggtgaaaggaactTTTGGCAGCTTAAAcgcagaagggcttggggatgcaatgtctaggcctgtgatcatggccacatccagcagagttggtgtcataaggccgtggccaaacatgaagcagttcagtgcatcagaccagaagtagccgatggttttcagaatattttcattcttttcaaggggagacaatgataatgacaaggcatcggctatccctatagtttcccaggtggcataatgaGTTTTTgacactctattgtaccatgctacccaaccctcaggaggattaggccaggctcgcaggcagtcggcccaggaagacagatctaagttctggttcacgaaggggattctgttagcttcgcatgaGATTAAgagagcgggactctcggaagaacggggaccaagacacatagaatttgcgagagaaggatgtggcagcaggatgtctgaaacctaaaattaatgacggaataggacattaattcaggtgtttgctgttaatcctaacattgattcgaatggcgagaggcggttaaggattaccttcagaccggagaccatggcgttggcattggatgattccgccattggatgcgctgcggagttggggcggcgcggtcgagatctaaGATGCGGGTGGCCGTAAGTTGGAACTGTttgggcggcgatttggggatctgagtttgctttctcagacggaggtcgcaggttaccgtttggaggggcaatTGGTTTCGCCTTACTCGCATTTTATGgtagaggccgatgcgatgccatcggctcttttgggggttgtttgactttgactatcggcaaaagatTGATTGGgaacacttcttcattaataaaagggggattcttacaatgaagagccgattgctcaagaaaggaggaacaaaagaggagccgattgctcaggaactactaatcctacactactaatcctcgctggcctcgtcgtcggcatcgtagctgccgccggcgctgcttccggagagttccccgtcgctgctgccccagccctcggccggagcttcctcctcctcgtcatcatcatcgtcttcgctgtccgcccaagcgcggaagcgcttcgctggcgggtacccagcggaggaggaggaatcatcttcctcttcctcctcctgttcctcctcttcttcctcttcttcttcttcctcctccttgtcggaggaggtggggttcgcccaggagtggaggtcgtcctcgctctcactCTCCAGCCCCCCTTCGATTaggaactggaggtcgtcttccccatcagtcaggggcaagtcaccatctgacccgacgagggcctccggtgggccatctggcacgaagtcgaagtcccactctggctcactcgaggaagaagattggaaagagaggcctgatgagacggaggaagaggaagacattgctacagggaaagagggtttttttggtgccgatggctagaacagagcaaggggatgaagaggcgaatcgttcggcacagttaaataaggggagcatagtggaaatttaatgtcattacagtttccgaggaagtggtgctaaggctatcaaatcttgcagagaagttgagaaggcaaggcatcatgatgaagaatactgcgacggttctgctctgccacgacatgacccgacgaagaaaaagcagagtgattttggaattatcaattccaaaaccaggggggcatgtgttatcaccagaatttgaccggatcagaggtgggccgcgatcaagattgggcttgaagaatatacatggaagaaatacgtgaaccggccttgtacacgaagtttgggctagtttgcccttgtatctgtaaatatagtaggatacgtgtcgtttagatagagtttggctcgtgcacggttgggattattcccacgttagaaagtctacggactataaatatgtatctagggttatcgagaaaaacaacaatcacgttcatcacaaaccaatctaggcgcatcgccaacccctttgtttcgagggtttcttccgggtaagcatcatgctgcctagatcgcatcttgcgatctaggcagtacgcgTTTATTCGTttatcatgcgttgctcgtactgaagccttgttgatggcgagcaacgtagttatcatagatgtgttagggttagtattgttttaccacgatacatgctttcgtccatgcaacccttagacgtctagcccatcttaggtgtaagggcggcaccttgcttgatcattatttagtagatccgatccgttatgattgctccttgttcttcaaggattagtttaatatctgcatagttaggccttgcaaacgggttgaaggatccagtagcacgtagggtgtagtttgctagccctagataagatgttccggggatcaacttcatgttggtttttaggccttatctagggttggtttattatcaccgtgcgtggctgccaggctcaatcacgagtaggatgttccgattatgtggtgaaaaccctagattgtcgtaggtcgttttagctatatatcgatcaagcaggaccaccatgtgatcgtagacctcatacgaaccatgggtggatcggctccttgagccgattcgcaggagaacctgagagccgatcgaggctcgtatttaatgtttacgtgtatgccatgcaggaaactaagcgaggcaaatccatcaccttcctgatcaggtatagatcaggtggcacgcccttgcaccagcatcggacgtgcgtgccgaggctttgcgggccgtcgctcgagggaccagggccagccgcagctctgagttgttcccggctcttcgtgttgccagccgttgctcgccggtgggtttcggacgccaacagttTCCTATTCCGGCCACTGCATTCTGTTTGCATATCAGGCATCGGACACCTCGTTCATTAACATTATTATGCAGTGCGGGAGGCGATCGATAAAGTTTTCGGTGAGCATCTCAGCGTAAATGATTGTTCGTATACTTCCTTGTGGATCATACAACCTTGACACAACCATAGCGACATTGACAACAAAGCTGGCTGCTATGCAATCCATATAGAGCTCTGTTGGATACGTGTTTTTacttttgcgaaacacagtatgTAGATGCTTACACATATGCACATACACGTACTCACCCCTATAAATACACACACCCTACCTCTATGAGCACTTCTAAGAGATTGCTTCAAAGAAGTTTCATCCaacgggtcttgagattgacaaAGTCACCAGAGACACCTCGCTGTCGATGAAAACGTCGCCTCGCACTGAAAAATATTTCACCTTTTTATGAGACATCATAGTGTTAAACAAtgtggtttgaactctggtgggctggcagTGTCAATGCCCTATTAACCACTCAACCACAAGTTGATTCTCCTAGATAATGTCTTTCGAACCCAAATTAAGTTTACTATATAGGGGTAGTGCATATATCATATATGTATGTTGGTAATTAATTATAATGCTTAATTAATTAATATTCCAGCACCGGATTGGTTATGGAATTAGTATCCGATTGGTGCCTTGCCTCGCTCGGATATGCCGGTCCGTGTATTTATCTAACTCTGCCGGTCCGTGTATTTATCTAACTCTGCGTCCCTTTTACAAGTATCAATCTCGTCATCAATCATCATCACCGTCGTCTCGTCGTCGTCCAACAGTGTCCTCACCGGCGACATATACCATGGGGCGCGGCGGCGGCTCACCAATGTACTGCACGCAGCGATCCtttttctcttctctctctcttaaAAAAAGCTTCTTTTTCTCTACAACAAACAAACATAATTCCGCCGGAACCAAACGTGTCGAGACGAGAGCTGAGTAGCTGACCGAATTTCCCCACCCCACTCCTCCGCCCAGCGGGCCATGGAACCAATCCAGTCTCAGCTCTGCCGCATCCGGAACGACCGCGTCGATCTCGACAAGGAGCGCCAGCTTCTCCTGGAAGATCAGTGTAAGCTGCACGGCATCATTGACTTCCAGACACCCGCCACCGTCCTCCAGGTTGCGTCTGCGGCTCCAGGTTCTCGAGAGGAGGCGCACCCGCCTCGCCCACCAGGAGGCGGACCTCCGCAGACAAGAGCGCAGCCTCAGCGTCCAGCTCGGCTCTAGGTCGTCCGCCTCCTCTTCGCGGTCAGATTCTCCGTCACCGCGGCATTCCCAGAACAGAATATTCTAGTGTAGGCCAAAAATTCCAACTTTTTTAGTAGTGGGAGTTGCAAATGTAGCATCAGTTTACAGGTCTTTTTTTATTATTTCGGTTGGCGAATCAGCTCAGTCAAACCAGGGACGTGCTGTTGGCCTGCCAGCCAATTTTAGGTCCTTGTTCATTTAGAAACTATAGTACTTTACATGGTTGTAGTGAACTGAATGATTTGGTATCAGTAATGGAACATCTCCATGTGAACCCAAATAACTGGGCAGAGGACTTCTCATACCGTTAATCCACCTACCCTAATCTCGGTGACCTAAAACTAAATAGCTTGCAAAAATCAAATTTTAAGACCTTTTTATAGGTATAATTTTTTGTGCCGATTTGTTATCTTTGCACCTAATAAACATTATGAAGCACAACATGCTTTTTCTGTCTATTAATATAATATAAACAACGATTCTTGTGTATTTGAGACAGACATTGAATAAGGTTCTGTCTTCAAATTGAAATTAAATTTTATAACTTTTGCAGGTCAACTGGATCTGCACCTCGTGTGCGGCACAGTGTTCTGTATTCGGCTCGAAGGGGACCCCGAGGCAGGCAAGGACGACCGTAAGTGTCATTGATGTTTTTCGCTTCTCATTTTGATTGTTATTCCGTTTTGATTTGTTGTGTTCACTATTGTTTGCACTCCCTTTTTCATGCAAGAAATAGAATGCCTACAAGTCTTAATTGTTATTTTCAGTATCTTCACCATAAGAGACATTGAACAATGATATGTTGTACGTATTCTGATCAGGGTGGAGGAGCGTACTACCAAGCTGAGCAGCAGTGAGCCTGGGCATACAGATACGGATCTGTCGCAGTTTGAGGCCCTGACACTGAATATCATACCTCCTACAGCTGAATCAGCTGATAGGTATATCCATTCTTTAGTCTCCCTTAATTAGTCAGGACTTTGTTCGTTTAAATAATAGGTACTTCCTATGAACCATATGTTTGAAATAATGTGTAATTGTAATGACCCATATGGTAAAATCCGTAAAAGAGATGGAAGCGGGAGGTTGCAACAATTTTTATGTAGGCACAGACTTTTTTGTATTCGGTCCCAAGGGATCTTGAGCCAGACCAGCAAGAGCGAAAATCTCATTGTTGCTTTTCACTTCTAATTTGACTATTTTGTCGTATGGCTATATCCCTAGAAGTTCATACTGTATTTGCTATTATTTTTCCTCACTTACTCATAGAAGAAACAAAATTTCTACAAGCCCTATAATATGTCTGCAATCTTCGTCATAAGAGTCATTGACAAATGATCTGTTATGCATGTTCTGGTCAGGCTTGTGGAGCATCCTACGGAGGTGAGAAGCAGTGATCGTGGTGGTACAAGTGTTGACCTATCAAAAGTTGAGGGCCTTTCGCTGAATGTTTCTTCAGCTGAATCAACCGATGGGTATATATGTCTACTAATTACTTAATAAAAACTGAATTGTGGGTTTTTTGAAACGTTGGGTGCATGTTACGAACCCTCCTGACATTTTGCATGTGGTTTCACAAACCTTAATATGCACCTAACAATTCGTAACATTGCTTGCGTTTGTTGAAATGTCTGAGAATTGTGATAAAATTGCTAAATAGAGTCGACCTAATGGCCATGTAGATCAGATTGAACTGAATGAACAACCACCTACCACCTATGACACACATGCTAAAACAAAATTTCATATCATCAACCTGTCAAGTGTATAAGTGTGCGGCAAATCACATTAGCCATTTGATGGCCCATCCAGAGGGCAATGATTGTTCCAACACAATCACCAATTAAGAGAACCACTAGCTATTGTTTCCGTTCAAGAAGAATTAAATTAACCAACTGTGAGTTCTAATTGTGATGATTAGGGCTGTGGCGCATGCTGGTGACCTGGACAGCAGTGCACCTGATTCTACAAATGCAAAGCAACCAGCTGTTCGGGAAGGATTATCCCCGAGGTAAGCACTAGCCAATCAGGATTCATATGATACACTCATATGTATGATTGTTAATTCAGTTCTTTTCGGAAGACTTTCATGCCTCGGATTCCGCCAGCCTGCCAACAACATCGCAGTAGCGTTTTTTATTACAATGTTGCATTTTGAGTAATCTTTTTTGGTGTGGTATACAGGTCACAAGAAAGGTGGCTGAGAATAGATAAGTATCTTGCTGAACATACATTTGATGACATGTGGGAGGGCATGGTTGCTATGAAAAATGGCTTCTGCAACCCACCCAAAAAGGTTCCGTTCCCCATCAAGAGGTCATCGAAAAAGCTTGCGTCGCCTGATTCACTACAGTCTCCGCATGGACTGGAGGCTCAATCCTTTCAGACAACAACAAAGTAATGATTCCAACGTTCCGATTTTAGAGTATCATCTTTGCTTGAATTTCCCATTCATAATCTAGTGTTGATCTGTTTTATGATAAGTTGATAACATAATGTAGTCACTTCCTCATGAAGTTTAAGTCTAGAAGTGTGTCAACCAGACTTGGTCGATGACATCACTTGacagtgtcattaattaacaCGCTGCACTATTCTAATGATTCATGAATCTTGTGGGCACATTTAGCTTACTGTATTTTTAGTATAGAACAATCTAAAACTTAAGCGCGATGGCTATTTTGTAGTGAAGCACAAATGGTGTTCTAATGCTAAAAAAATGTAAATTGCTAGCTAGAAATGGAGGAAGTTGCACGTTTGGTCTCCAAACATGCATGGGTTGCTCCTCCGGTATGAGAACATAAGGGAGTTAGGTACAAGTTCAATACTGCTAGTTGTTGGCGACAAAATGATAGTGTAGAACTTTTTTGGTTAACGCAAGATCAAGTTTGAGGGCAACAGGAACAGGGGATCGAGGGGCCTTTCACACGCCCCTGCATAACAGTACTGATCCATTCGCACCGGACTTTATTTGAGAACTTGTATCATGAAGTACAACCAAGGAAAATTAGGGTAAAACAGTGGTATTGTTATTAGAATGTTTAGCTATATGTTTAACTACATTTTATCTTTTTGTTATCCACATGGTACCTGTGCCATTTTTATTTGCTAATAAGGTGGAGTCTAAACTTCTATCAACTTAGTAATAAAGTTTGTGTGCATGGATTTTCAGTTTTCTAGTTCAAGTAGCTCAGATATCCCTGCCATAAAAAGTACCTGAGTGATACACCTTGCAAGTCCCTATGGTGCACTTCACTCTGACGAAAGATACTCTCTAATTTCCTTATGATTTCGGGCAGACAACAACTTTAACTAATTTTGCTGTAGGTGTGGAGAGTCTACAAAGCAAATAATTGAAAATGGGAAACAATGGATGAAGAAGGAAGTCATGGAGGCTTTTAAGAAGTACATGAAAGAAACGGGCAGATTCAGAGTACGTGCTTCCTACTGTTGTTTTGTCTTTTCTAACTGGATGCAAGTTTTCTTATGATGTGTTGTTTCAGGGCGTGGAGTTCGAACTTGATAAGCTTCTACATCAGTGTTTGAGTGTGGAGACATATGAGAAGATCTTCCACCACTATAATTTCACGGTGAAGACGAAGCAAGCTGGTTCAGACAAGTGGTCATCAACTCTATATTTTGCACAAGTGAAGGAAATGTATGGACAGAAACATTATTTCTGCTATCCGCTGGATCCATTCGAAGACGGTATATCTTCTTTTTTGTTTGCCAATTTCCTCCACAGTCAGTAATCGTTTtctaggtttggtctaagtatggTTTGATGTGTTAAACTGCATATCTTGTGTTAGGCTTCTGCCACGCATGCAAGAATCAGGGGATGGATGCACTGAAGCACCCTGCTGTTCCTATCGGTTACGAGACTGGCCAGGCTGGTTACGAGACTGGCCAGGCTGGTACGGgatgtcctttctttgaagatgaTTCTGATGATGGTGATCGTGTACCAGACAATGATGGGATGGCGTGGGCCTTTAGTCAGGCCTTCTTGGGGGGAGTACCCTATTGAGTACATTTTCTCTAGTAGTGAGTGATCTTCACACTGGGTTTCAAACCGAGATGCAatgatactagcatatataacgaGCTTCAGTTGTGTAAACGCTTCCAGTTGCCTGCCACTCGCTGTgcattgagtaatgcagggttactCAGACCTTTTTTTTAATAACTACTCAGAACATTTGAAGTTGAACTTTGATAGTGTATTTGTTTATAGTTAAAATATTATCGCTGATTCGCACACATAGTGATCCCATTCCTGTTAAAGCCTTTGTTCCCTTGGGACATTTTCTCGTTGTTGAGGTCAGTCCTCTCGGAATGAAATTCCTTTGGGTCAACAGAAGTAGTATAAGAGATCTTCTGACGTGCATAATGTCAAGCACAATGATGCTATCAAATATCTAAATGTGTCGCTCCAGTCTTCTTCCATTCTGAAACCTCGCCCAGAAGTGGCATAGGGCCTGATCACCAGCGGATCTGTAAGGTGGTTGTTGGAGGGATGGAGCTCGAGGCAGCGACTGGAGGCCTGAAGGACATGTAACCTTTGTTGACATTCCCTAAAAAAACCTTTTTGACATGAAATCACTAAAAATAAGTAAAAATTGTTGACAGCAACCGACCCACAGAAAGTAGGGAAAGAATAAGCAACAAACCACTCCTTAAGCCATTATCCACTAGAGTAAGAAAAGGGAGAAAATCAGGGAGATTTTGGAGTGTAatcagtgtatcacatacatgaaCACAATCAATTTACAAGGGGCAAGTCAGACCTAGTCATGCTCAAGTCATACAAACAATAGTCCAACAGCCTGGGTTCTAATGCCTGAAAGGACCAATGCATCTCCAGTCACTGTTTCTTAAACTCTACACATACAGTCCTCATGCtgaagagagaaaaaaaaaagaaattctCCAAGATCGAACAAAAGTTTGCCTAACAAATGCCAAGCTCAGGCCAACGTTTTCGCACCAAAAAGAGGTAAAGAACGATTCTGTGTTTGTTTCAGACTGTAATTCTGTGCAGGCTCCGCACAGAGCTAGATCCTACTTTACCGAACCCATTGTCACCAAACAAGTTTCCCGAGCTGTTTTGAAAGTTCAGGTGGACCTTCCTCCCTTGGTTCGACAGCTTTGTGAGTTCGGTCCCTGAGCCAATCATCATGACTGCATGAGCATATGGCAGAGAAGATCTGGGGTTCAGATATGGGATTGTCCCGTCGTAGTGGTACACCTCGCCCGGCTTCAAGGAGAAGTAGTTCCATGAGACTCGGTAGTTCCCCACAAAAACATTTCCAGCGTCCAAACTAATGAGAGCACTGCCCATATCTTCAGCCTCTTTTATTTCAAGCTTTGAACATGATTTGACCTTGAAATGTTGTGTCACCTGAAAAATACATGCAGGCACTAACCTTTATGGATGAACAACAGTGTAAAGCATTCAAATTCATATCCAGGGAAATCAAAGGTAGACTGTAAACGACTATTATGGTAATTACTGCAAAAAGCACTATACACAACCTGCATGAGCACCAATCTCCAATTCTGATGGAGGCATTCAATAAGTTTTGCAGGAGGGTATTCATGGTGTGCTAGAAATTCAGCACTCATACAATATGGTGCAGAGGCTGGATTTCATGATTACTCTTGCGCAAAAGCATTGGGGTTCAATTTTAGCTAACAAAACATAGAGAAGGTAACTAAAGGCACATGCCAAGATATGGACTACTTTCTTTTGCAACATATAAAAAGTTTATTTTGCCAGATCATACACTTGGGCTATTACTAATGCATGAAATAATATTTTCAAAGTATTACAAGAATAACCAATTTTGTAAGTAATAAAGATAGTAAAATTTAGACATTTGAACATCAAATAAAATTCTAAAAGGAGATCATATATCACCTCAGGCTGTAGTCTTTTGCGGCCAAAGACGCCAGGCTTTTCTAAAATGGTATGAAGGGTTTCAAGTCTTTTAGACCCCCTGTGCTCAATAACCTCATCTCTGATTTCCTTATCGACCAAAGCATTGTACTTCTTGTTCAAATCACAAGTGCATAATATCCAATCAAATTCTTCTGGTGGTTCGTGGCGTGCATACTCAAACTTATATTGTGACTCTGTGGTTGCCAATGAAGAGTGTAGTGCACAAGTATCTGTTTAAAAACAATGTAAATTAATCAATAGGGcttcccccacccccccccccccccccccggtggaCAAAATAAACATTAAAACttcattttttttttcgaaatgggggtcttccccggcttctgcatcatggtgatgcacacggcctttttaTTAAAAATATTCAAAAAAGTATTGTTTACAAATCACTCATCGACGaggattgatacaagaatcaaccatcgAAAGGAACACATAGCAAGACTACAAATCAACATAGCCTTCTAGTATgacgccaaccagcctggcacaagatatcctgagcgaccatcaggagccgtgtgcatccagaagccatggcatcccgctgtccctccggAGAGAGTAGGGCCCAGAGTTGGACCCAATGGGAGaccatatgaataacctgcaaaaaatgaaAGGAACGTTTCttattaaaaattatatcattcctgctcctccaaatagaccaacatagagcagaaaccccaatccggataaatgctttagattgtctatctactccattcaaccagttaccaaacatattagtaatattggtgGGAGGTGGGAGAGCATAAGTAAAGTTCACAGTACGCCATAAGAGTTTAGCTAAAGGGCATTCAATAAAAAGGTGTTGAATGGTCTCCTGTTCCCCACAGAAAACGCACtttgtacacccattccaatgtcgtttagctagattatcttttgttagcaacaccttattactcaaaaaccacatgaaaatcttaattTTTAATGGAACTTTAACTTTCCATAAATATTTTCGCAAGAAGGGGGTATGATCActcataagatcctcatacatcGACTTTACTGTAAACAAACCATTAGATGTCAAATTCCAAATAAAACGATCCTCATCTTCATTCAGATGCACCATCATTAATTTCCGACATAGTTGTAACCAGGAAGACCACTTATTACCATTTAGCAATCTTCGAAATGTAATATTCAAAGGCGAttgaccaagaacttgtgcaacCGTGACATTCTTATGGTGGGCAATATTATATAATGATGGGTATTGTTGGGCCAACGGAGTCTTGCCTAACCAGGTATCTTCCCAAAACCGAGTACTACGACCATTACCCACCTTGAAAAAACCCCTGGAAAAAACTCATGTTTGACCTCCATTAATCCTTTCCAGAAAGGCGAGTCAATAGGTCTGGCATGAACCTCCGATAATGTTTTATGTCTCAGATATTTATTATGTAGCAATTCCTGCCACACCCCATCCTCATTAAGAAGTTTAAACAACCATTTActcaataaacatctatttttgATCTCTAGGACTTCTATACCTAAGCCTCCCTGATCTTTCGGTCGACAAACGATGTTCCATTTTGTAAGCCGGTATTTTCTTTTGTTGTCGTCGGACTGCCAAAAGAATCTAGATCTATAGTAGTCCAaacgtttccttaccccaacaggtattagaaggaaagacaacataaacatcggtaaGCTAGTTAATACTGAATTGATAAGTACTAACCTATCGCCATAGGATAGCAACTTCCCTTTCCAGCATCCTAATTTACTCTCAAACCTTGTTTCAACCGGATACCATTCAGAGTTCTTGAGTTTCTTGTAATGGATTGGGATACCTAAGTATCT includes the following:
- the LOC127310710 gene encoding uncharacterized protein, which codes for MSSSETLRGLPARFLPYAGHVEDAEDDVSISSSIIITVVSSSSNSVLTGDIYHGARRRLTNLTEFPHPTPPPSGPWNQSSLSSAASGTTASISTRSASFSWKISVSCTASLTSRHPPPSSRLRLRLQVLERRRTRLAHQEADLRRQERSLSVQLGSRSSASSSRSTGSAPRVRHSVLYSARRGPRGRQGRPVEERTTKLSSSEPGHTDTDLSQFEALTLNIIPPTAESADRLVEHPTEVRSSDRGGTSVDLSKVEGLSLNVSSAESTDGAVAHAGDLDSSAPDSTNAKQPAVREGLSPRSQERWLRIDKYLAEHTFDDMWEGMVAMKNGFCNPPKKVPFPIKRSSKKLASPDSLQSPHGLEAQSFQTTTKCGESTKQIIENGKQWMKKEVMEAFKKYMKETGRFRGVEFELDKLLHQCLSVETYEKIFHHYNFTVKTKQAGSDKWSSTLYFAQVKEMYGQKHYFCYPLDPFEDGFCHACKNQGMDALKHPAVPIGYETGQAGYETGQAGTGCPFFEDDSDDGDRVPDNDGMAWAFSQAFLGGVPY